The following coding sequences are from one Clarias gariepinus isolate MV-2021 ecotype Netherlands chromosome 19, CGAR_prim_01v2, whole genome shotgun sequence window:
- the LOC128507125 gene encoding 4F2 cell-surface antigen heavy chain-like, protein MSNDSEVDMKDAEPNEVDPEKQPMNAENGDANSGVAIKNGIVKVKIADEQESKFTGLSKEELLKVAGTSGWVRARWILLILFWIGWIGMLAGAIVIIVQAPKCKPLPEMNWWDFGPLYQIGDVNAFTGNEGLKGLEAKVTALGHLKVKGLIIGPIHESTPDQPDALNLNEISPSVGNLSDLEALIGAARRKSISVVLDLTPNYKGFEPWFSNPSVTDVGEKVQAAADHWMKKGVDGILLYGVDRVARDVPSVWASIRETVSNHTEEERKKVLIGVTQDTSAAKLNKLLNETHVDLLISDVLRHKRGAEICEAVQNLYSQNGFHLAWSLGHRVKGHLASMVEPATIKLHQLLLLTLPGTPIFNYGDEIGLKDDEDSLYPAMLDSSNVTEKAGVEDRKSLRMFFKDVSDLRGKECSLQHGDYVPLHNNTDVFAYLRSWDQSERYIVALNWGTGQATLPLTNKLLPKEAKVVVSTNENLKRDDFVNLTQLKLDPQQAVLLKFPYVA, encoded by the exons ATGTCCAACGATTCTGAGGTCGACATGAAGGACGCGGAGCCGAATGAGGTGGACCCGGAAAAGCAGCCTATGAACGCCGAAAACGGTGATGCCAACTCTGGTGTGGCAATAAAAAACGGCATCGTGAAGGTTAAGATTGCTGATGAGCAGGAATCCAAATTCACTGGACTCTCCAAAGAGGAGCTGTTGAAAGTTGCTGGAACTTCTGG GTGGGTGCGAGCCCGATGGATACTCCTCATTCTGTTCTGGATCGGTTGGATTGGAATGCTCGCTGGTGCCATCGTCATCATTGTCCAAGCTCCCAAGTGCAAGCCACTTCCTGAGATGAACTGGTGGGACTTTGGGCCACTGTACCAGATTGGAGATGTTAATGCATTTACAGGCAATGAGGGCCTTAAAG GTTTGGAGGCGAAGGTTACTGCTTTGGGACACCTGAAGGTAAAGGGATTGATTATAGGTCCCATTCATGAGTCTACTCCCGATCAGCCTGATGCTCTGAATTTAAACGAGATCAGCCCTTCAGTGGGCAATCTGAGTGACCTTGAGGCGCTTATTGGGGCAGCACGCAGAAAGA GTATCTCTGTGGTTTTGGATCTTACCCCAAACTACAAAGGGTTCGAGCCATGGTTCTCCAACCCATCAGTGACTGACGTGGGTGAAAAAGTCCAG GCTGCCGCAGATCACTGGATGAAAAAAGGCGTTGATGGTATCCTATTATACGGCGTCGACCGTGTCGCCAGGGATGTACCATCAGTTTGGGCGAGCATTAGAGAGACTGTCAGTAATCACACAGAAGAAGAGAGGAAAAA GGTATTAATTGGAGTTACCCAGGACACGTCTGCTGCTAagctgaacaagctgttgaatGAAACCCATGTGGATTTGCTCATTTCTGATGTCCTGAGACACAAAAGGGGTGCAGAGATCTGTGAGGCTGTGCAGAATCTGTATTCCCAGAATGGATTTCATTTGGCTTGGAGCTTGGGTCACCGCGTCAAGGGACACCTGGCCAGCATGGTCGAGCCTGCAACTATTAAGTTGCATCAGCTGCTGCTGCTTACCTTGCCTGGAACTCCCATTTTTAACTATGGTGATGAAATTGGACTAAAGGATGATGAG GATTCTTTGTATCCAGCGATGTTGGATTCGTCAAATGTGACTGAAAAG GCTGGTGTAGAGGACAGAAAATCTCTACGCATGTTCTTCAAGGATGTGAGTGACCTCAGAGGAAAAGAGTGCTCCCTTCAGCATGGAGATTATGTGCCTCTGCACAACAATACTGATGTTTTTGCATACTTGCGCTCATGGGACCAGAGTGAACGCTACATAGTTGCATTAAACTGGGGTACAGGACAAGCAACTCTGCCGTTGACCAACAAATTGCTTCCTAAGGAAGCCAAGGTCGTAGTTAGTACTAATGAAAACCTGAAACGCGATGATTTTGTTAACTTGACCCAATTAAAGCTGGATCCACAACAGGCTGTTCTGCTTAAATTCCCTTATGTTGCATAA